A DNA window from Brenneria izadpanahii contains the following coding sequences:
- the mtgA gene encoding monofunctional biosynthetic peptidoglycan transglycosylase — translation MRFKRLIVRCLLAVLGLWLAGILLFSFLPVPFSAVMADRQISAWLNGDFSYVAHSTWVAMDDIAPSMALAVIAAEDQKFPEHWGFDFDAINSALRHNERNTQRIRGASTLSQQMVKNLFLWDSRSWLRKGLEAGITAGVELVWTKRRILTVYLNIAEFGPGIFGVEAASRHYFNKPASRLTASESALLAAVLPNPIRFRVNAPSGYVIQRQQWILRQMRQIGGEAFLRSNGLN, via the coding sequence ATGCGTTTTAAGCGCCTGATTGTTCGCTGCCTGCTGGCGGTATTGGGACTCTGGCTGGCAGGGATCTTACTGTTTTCTTTCCTGCCGGTACCGTTCTCAGCCGTGATGGCCGACCGTCAGATCAGCGCATGGTTGAACGGCGATTTTTCCTACGTCGCCCATTCTACCTGGGTGGCGATGGATGATATCGCTCCGTCGATGGCGCTGGCGGTGATCGCCGCGGAAGATCAGAAATTCCCCGAACATTGGGGGTTTGATTTCGATGCCATTAACTCGGCGTTGCGGCACAACGAACGCAATACGCAGCGGATCCGCGGGGCGTCCACGCTTTCCCAGCAGATGGTGAAGAATCTGTTTTTGTGGGATAGCCGCAGCTGGCTGCGCAAGGGGCTCGAAGCCGGAATCACCGCGGGGGTTGAGCTGGTATGGACCAAACGGCGCATTCTGACGGTGTATCTGAATATCGCGGAGTTCGGCCCCGGTATTTTTGGCGTAGAGGCGGCTTCAAGGCATTACTTCAACAAGCCCGCCAGCAGGCTGACGGCGAGCGAATCGGCTTTGCTGGCTGCGGTGCTGCCAAATCCGATCCGTTTTCGCGTCAATGCGCCTTCCGGGTACGTAATTCAGCGCCAGCAGTGGATTTTGCGCCAGATGCGCCAGATCGGCGGCGAAGCGTTTTTGCGTTCAAACGGCTTAAACTGA
- the elbB gene encoding isoprenoid biosynthesis glyoxalase ElbB → MKRVGIVLSGCGVYDGSEIHEAVLTLLALDRAGAEAVCFAPDKPQSDVINHLTGDVTNENRNVLVESARIARGKIQPLSDADAQQLDALIVPGGFGSAKNLSDFATQGAACHVDENLKLLTQEIYKQNKPIGFICISPALLPTLLGEPIRLTIGNDIDTAEIIEEMGGIHVVCPVDDIVVDAEHKIVTTPAYMLANSISEAAKGIDKLVARVLDFIE, encoded by the coding sequence ATGAAAAGAGTCGGCATTGTCCTGAGCGGGTGTGGCGTTTACGATGGTTCAGAGATTCATGAAGCAGTGCTGACGCTGCTTGCATTGGATCGGGCCGGGGCGGAGGCGGTTTGTTTTGCGCCCGATAAGCCGCAGTCCGATGTTATTAATCACCTGACAGGTGACGTAACCAATGAAAATCGCAACGTTTTAGTTGAGTCCGCCAGGATCGCCAGAGGAAAAATTCAACCGCTTTCAGACGCCGATGCGCAACAGCTTGATGCGCTGATTGTACCCGGCGGTTTTGGCTCCGCTAAAAATTTAAGCGACTTCGCCACCCAAGGGGCGGCCTGTCATGTTGATGAAAATTTAAAATTACTCACACAGGAAATTTATAAGCAAAATAAACCAATTGGTTTTATTTGCATCAGTCCCGCGCTGTTACCAACGTTATTGGGCGAGCCGATTAGACTTACAATTGGTAATGATATTGATACTGCTGAAATCATTGAAGAAATGGGCGGGATTCATGTTGTTTGCCCGGTGGATGATATCGTGGTGGATGCGGAACATAAAATCGTGACTACGCCCGCTTACATGTTAGCCAACTCAATCAGTGAGGCGGCAAAAGGTATCGATAAGCTGGTCGCGCGCGTACTGGACTTTATTGAATGA
- a CDS encoding alginate lyase family protein → MRLSYLLLFTASLWGGAATISSADETNNPYAFLSQPQLASVKQQLRQNRAKPQTSLAYRQLLAQADRALKITNPSVTQKMSLPSSGSKHDYLSLSAYWWPDPDKADGLPWIRRDGQVNPASKDERTDGERLAAFTAQTQALALAWYFSGRQAYADKAISMIRTWFIDPTTRMNPNLDYAQGVPGIASGRGAGVLDGRYFAVRIVDALIMLRKAPGWTTLDEQQMQQWMREYLRWLQTSKLGKKESAAMNNHGSWYAVQVAGIAWYVGKTDSVKSMAALLRRKMDHQLQADGSQPEELARTRSFHYSYFNLQAMTDMATLASQAGENLWRYQTAQGSSLIAALDFMAPYLDDNRVWPYQTIDRHERQSSVLIPLMLQAERALQTPRYRNEIAQAGFSDLVSGEKQTGLEEPKRGVSMYTRRAIWLLSSAAQ, encoded by the coding sequence ATGCGGTTGAGTTATCTATTACTGTTTACCGCGTCGCTGTGGGGTGGTGCGGCAACAATCAGTTCGGCTGATGAAACGAACAATCCTTACGCTTTTTTATCTCAGCCCCAACTGGCATCGGTAAAGCAACAGCTGCGGCAAAATAGAGCGAAACCGCAAACGAGTCTGGCCTATCGTCAATTGCTCGCGCAGGCCGATCGCGCGCTGAAAATCACCAATCCCAGCGTCACGCAGAAAATGTCCCTGCCTTCCAGCGGTTCAAAACATGATTATTTGAGCCTCAGCGCCTACTGGTGGCCGGATCCGGACAAAGCTGATGGTTTGCCTTGGATACGGCGCGATGGGCAGGTAAACCCCGCCAGTAAGGATGAGCGGACCGATGGCGAGCGACTGGCGGCGTTTACCGCGCAGACGCAGGCTCTGGCGCTGGCATGGTATTTCTCCGGGCGACAGGCCTACGCCGATAAAGCGATCTCGATGATCCGAACCTGGTTCATTGATCCTACAACCCGCATGAATCCCAACCTGGATTACGCTCAAGGCGTGCCGGGCATTGCGTCAGGGCGCGGGGCCGGAGTGCTGGACGGCCGATATTTCGCCGTCCGTATTGTCGATGCGCTGATCATGCTGCGCAAAGCGCCTGGCTGGACAACGCTGGACGAGCAACAAATGCAGCAATGGATGAGGGAATATCTACGCTGGCTGCAAACCAGCAAGCTGGGGAAAAAAGAGTCGGCGGCGATGAATAACCACGGCAGTTGGTATGCCGTACAGGTAGCCGGTATCGCCTGGTATGTGGGAAAAACGGATAGCGTAAAATCGATGGCGGCGCTATTGCGGCGCAAAATGGATCATCAACTGCAGGCTGACGGCTCCCAACCGGAAGAGCTGGCGAGAACCCGCTCTTTCCACTACAGCTACTTCAATCTACAGGCGATGACGGATATGGCGACGCTGGCTTCCCAGGCGGGTGAAAACTTATGGCGATATCAAACGGCGCAAGGGAGCAGCCTGATCGCCGCGCTGGACTTTATGGCGCCTTACCTTGATGACAACAGAGTATGGCCGTACCAGACCATCGATCGGCACGAACGGCAGAGCAGCGTTCTGATACCGCTGATGTTGCAGGCTGAACGCGCGTTGCAAACGCCGCGTTATCGCAACGAGATCGCACAAGCCGGTTTTTCCGACCTGGTGTCTGGTGAAAAGCAAACCGGCCTAGAAGAACCAAAGCGTGGCGTCAGCATGTATACCCGGCGGGCCATCTGGCTGCTATCGTCCGCGGCGCAGTAA